Proteins from one Staphylococcus saprophyticus subsp. saprophyticus ATCC 15305 = NCTC 7292 genomic window:
- the hprK gene encoding HPr(Ser) kinase/phosphatase, with protein sequence MLTTQSLVERFKLEVITGEAGLNKQIKNTDISRPGLEMAGYFSHYASDRIQLLGTTELSFYNLLPDEERKGRMRKLCRPETPAIIVTRDLEPPEELIEAAKENETPLITSTIATTQLMSRLTTFLEHELARTTSLHGVLVDVYGVGVLITGDSGIGKSETALELIKRGHRLVADDNVEIREISKDELTGRAPKLIEHLLEIRGLGIINVMTLFGAGSILTEKRLRLNIHLENWHKEKLYDRVGLNEETLRILDTEITKKTIPVRPGRNVAVIIEVAAMNYRLNIMGINTAEEFNERLNAEILRNGNHSEGNNQ encoded by the coding sequence ATGTTAACTACACAGAGTTTAGTAGAACGCTTTAAGCTTGAAGTAATCACAGGTGAAGCGGGTTTAAATAAACAAATTAAAAATACTGATATATCAAGACCGGGTTTAGAAATGGCAGGTTATTTCTCTCATTATGCCTCTGACCGTATTCAATTATTAGGAACTACTGAGTTATCTTTCTATAATTTATTGCCTGATGAAGAACGGAAAGGACGTATGAGAAAATTATGTCGTCCAGAAACACCAGCGATTATAGTGACAAGAGATTTAGAACCTCCGGAAGAACTTATAGAAGCTGCGAAAGAAAACGAAACGCCATTGATCACGTCCACAATTGCCACAACTCAATTGATGAGTCGTTTGACTACCTTTTTAGAGCATGAACTCGCTAGAACGACTTCATTGCATGGTGTGCTTGTTGATGTTTACGGTGTTGGTGTGTTAATCACAGGCGATTCTGGTATAGGTAAAAGTGAAACAGCGCTGGAATTAATCAAACGCGGTCACAGACTTGTAGCTGATGATAATGTTGAAATCAGAGAAATTAGTAAAGATGAATTAACAGGTCGTGCACCTAAATTAATTGAACATTTGTTAGAAATTAGAGGACTAGGCATTATAAATGTTATGACTTTATTTGGTGCCGGTTCAATTCTGACTGAGAAGCGCCTGCGTTTAAATATTCACTTAGAAAATTGGCATAAAGAAAAACTATACGACCGTGTAGGGCTAAACGAAGAAACATTACGTATTTTAGACACAGAAATAACGAAAAAAACCATTCCAGTAAGACCAGGTCGTAACGTGGCGGTGATTATTGAAGTAGCTGCGATGAACTATAGACTGAATATCATGGGTATCAATACAGCAGAAGAATTTAATGAGCGTTTAAATGCGGAAATTTTGCGTAATGGTAATCATAGTGAGGGGAATAATCAATGA